The window TTAGATGGTGTTCAGGTAGTCCTGGATTTCTTATGTGTTTAGCTTCTCTTGAAAGTATATTTGCAATATCTGAAATCGTATCTTCTCTTAGAGGCTTATTATTGTTCTTCATTTCAAGTGCATCATTCCGTCCGCAATAATTTAAAACGGTCTTTTGCAATTCCATGATTAGTTCCATGTAGTCATCTTGTGAAACTGAACTTTCATTCACAAAGTCATTTTTCAAACATAACAATGCCAACACTTCAGATACGAAGAAATTTTTGTCTCCCCTGAAATCGGAGTATTTTTCTGAATCGTGCAAGTGATTGTAATAAGAAAAATAAGATAGTAAGTCGAAGGTTTGAAACTTCTTAACGTTCTCGGAAAGAAAGGAATAAAATTTTTCGTTTTCAACAGGCAAATTGTTGAACCATTCATCCATCATTTTTTGTCCTTCTTCTGGTGTCATCATTTCCCCTCCACAATTTTTATTTCTTCATCCGTCAACTCGTAAAGTTGGTAAACCAATTGGTCTATTTGGTTTTCTATGTCGGTTGTGTCGGCTGATGGATTTTGTTTTTTTGTAGCTAAAATTTGGTTTACTAAAATCTCAATTTCTTTCTCTTGTTCTAATGATGGAAATTTAATTGGCAACAATTCAATTTTATATTTCTTCCATCTGTTTGTTCCCATTCCTGTTGTTGTTCCTATAAGATTGAAATACCACTCCGAAACCTTTGAATTTAATATTGCCAAAAGAAATTTCAATTTTTCACCCGTCATCAGGAAAGTAGTTGCTTCTGCAAAATACTTTTCATCGTCAAAAGCAAATTTTGGTTTATCTGAAATTTCGCCCCATATTATTTTATCTCTTTCAAAATCTTCTAAATAGGCACAATTTCTGAGATTTGACCAATGGTCTCCCATATCTGAACGCATTTCAACTTTGGGAGAATAACTTTTTAAGTGTTCGTAAATTGTTGGGTATTCGGTCTCGGTTTCAATCCTTTTTAAACCAATTGATTTTATTCCATTATGTGAATTTATCAAGTAAATATTCTCAAAGACGTAACTGTATTTTTTTAAATCCCTGCCACGAATTATTGGTTTAATTATTTCAGCATTTTTCTCATCTGCTTCTATTAATTCGTTCTTTTTGATTTCATTTATTATGAATGCTTCATTAAAACCTGTTTTTAATCCAAAATTTATTCGAACATTAAAATCTTTCAATAGTCTTGCTCCATTTTCGATTTTACTTTTTAATGACCCAACAGACTGATTTCCGATAAACCATTCAGATGTTGACGGTGGAATAAATTCAAAGCTGTTTTTATTGAAATAGTCGTTTAAAGAATCGCCTATTGAATAGTCTTTTGATAAATTGACTACTTGAAATGGTTTTGAATTCACTGATTTTTGAAGTGTAATAATATTTGATTCAACGGTCGCTTCTTCAAATATTTGAACATCTTCAATATTTATTAATGCAATTGGCTGTAATTTTTCAATGAAATATTTTTTGAGAAGCTCTCCATAAATTGCCCTTAACCAAGAATTAGAAGTAATGTAAGTTAAAAAACCAAGTGGCTTTAAAACATTACCACCAAGTTCATAGAATAAGCAAAAGATGTCTGCACCTTTAGAATAAGTTACATAATTTGCTTTTGAAAAATACTCTGATTGTTCTTTTAATTTGGACAATGATAAATAAGGCGGATTTCCAATAACCATATCAAAGCCTACAAAATCACCATCATCATTCAGTACTTCAGGAAATTCAAAACGCCATTCAAAGGCATTTTCAAAAATCTTGTTGGCTTTTATTTCTTCAATTTCGGTTTCAAGTTTTTTGGTTTCTTCGGATAGTTGTTGTACTTTTTTGTTCCAATCGGCTTTTTCCTTTTTGCTCATTTCAAAAAGTTCCCCCTGATTGGTCATTTGATACAAGTCGCCTGAAAGTTTGCGTAGCTTCTTTACTTTAGGGTCGTTCAGCGATATTTCACTTCTGAAATCCGATTTAATGTCGGCAATCAGTTGTTCCATTTCTCTTTTCTGTTCCTTGCTTTCAGCGTTACGGTAAGTGTCAACAGCTATTCGGTAGCTGTCAATCGTCCACTTGCTTTTTTTCAAGGCTTGTTTCAAGTCGGCATCAATGGCAAAACGGCTCACTAAAGAGTTGCCGCATTTGATGTTGATGTCAATATTCGGAAGTGTTTCTAATTCGGTGGCGTTCTTGTAATAAGCGTTTTTCAAAAGCTCAATCCACAAACGCAAACGGCAAATTTTTACGGAATTGGAATTGATGTCCACTCCGAATAGGCAGTTTTCAATTATGGTTTGCTTTTCGTGAAAAAGCGTTTCCTGTATTCGCTGACTTTCTTTATTGCTTGGGTTGTATTCAAATAGTTCGCCTTCTTCGTCTGTTACAATCAGTTCATCATTTACCACTTCCACCTGATATTCTTTCAAGCGTTTTCCGTCACGGTCTTGCAGAATTTTCAAGTCGTTTTTAACGGCAATCATTTCATTAAGTGCCGAAACCAAAAAGTGCCCAGAACCAACGGCAGGGTCGCAAATTTTGATGCTGTTTACAATTTTATTGGCTTCTTTTCGGTCTTCAATTTTGTCGTATAGTTCTTCAAGCGTTGTGCAATTCCATTTTTTTGTTTCGTTGAATTTCTGCACAACGGCTTTGCGAATGGTTTCACGGCACATATACATTGTGATGAAACCGGGAGTGAAAAATGAGCCGTCTTTGTAGCCGTTTATTTTCTCGAAAATCAATCCGAGAACCGAAGCGTTAATCAGCGTTTTGTTGTCTTCCTGAATATCTTCTCCACCTTCTGCTCCAAAGTCGTAAGCATCTAAAAACTCAAACAAATATTGAAGCGTGGAAATGTTGCCTGTCCGTTTTTTGCCTTGCTGGTCTTTCAGCACGGTTTGCGAAAAAATCGGAATGGTTTTATCGTCTTTCAGATTGCTGATAAACAAGGTAACCTGCTCAATGTCTGTCGGCTCAAATAGCGAAGAATTGAGATAAGGCGTTTTTTCAAATGCCTTTTTTACATCTTCGTTTCGCTCGTCATACTTGCGTGCCAATACCTGAAAAAACAAGCTGTTCAGGTCGTCATAGTTCTTGATTTTGTCAAGATTGAGAAACGAAAAAGATTTGTCGCCTTTGTGATAGGTAATGAGTTGTGCTTCCAACAACTTCAAAAACAAAATGCGGTTTATCCAAGTAATGGAAAGTTCAAGAGCAACATTAAAAAGTCTTTCCTGTTGCGTGTTACCGAATTGGTTTGGCTTTTCCAATCGGCACAATTTGTCTAAGCTGTCAATCTGAATGATGGCATCTTCAAGAATTGTTCCTGTGTGTCGTTCTCCTGCTTTGTTTCGTTCAATGAGTTTTTTGCTTCCTTCTTTGGTTTCGGTCAAGCCAATAATGTGCAACAACTCGCTGTAAAAGCGTTTGTCAAGGCTGTTGCTGTCGTTGGTGAATGGAAGTTTTAAAAGATGCTCTGGCGATAACAATTTGAATAAAGCAATCAGTGAATTGTCATCTGCTTTGTCGGTATTGCGTAACGGTTTTTGAAAATCCTGAATGTTGAAATAGGTAAATTCAATTTCTGAAGTAATGCTGTCAATAAATGGCTCGGCAATCTCTTTATAAAATACGTCTGTTGTTTTCTTGCTTGCTTCAAAGTTCTCGAACTGTCTGACAAACGATTTGTTTTGTGCAAAAAGTCTTTCAAATAAATGCTCGTCAAAAATGAACCATTCGTTGATGTTGGTCGCAACCAAATGTTTTACTTCAAGATTTTTGTGTGTAATTCTCTCACGTAAATAATACAGAACCAATTCCTGAAATGCTTTTGCATTCAGTTTTTTGGTTGTAATCATTTCTGATTTGTTGGTCGGCTTTTTAGCTTCGAGAATTACTCCAACTGTCGAGTTTGCATTTTGTCCGTTATGAATAACAAGGTCGTTTCGACCTTTGGTATTTATAAAATGGTTTTGCTTGTAGTAAGTTTCTTTGAGAAAATCGGAAACCAAGTTTTTATGAAACTCTTCGCTTTCCGTGTCATTTGTCCTGTCGAGTAAAGTAATGAGATTGGTCTTGAAACCTTCAATTTCAGTCCTGTTCGGTTTTACTTTTAAAAAGGCTTTATTCAGTGCCTTTCTTGGTTTCAATTCTTTTAAAATCATCTACAAATTATATTTTCTATTTCAGTCGGTTAAGATAAGTTTTTCGGTCGGAACGGTATCAGAGCTTTGTCAAAAAAATGGCTCTTTTGGTTTTTTGAGCGTTGGCTCGTGTGTCGGGAAAAACCAAATGTGCCATTTTGCGGGTGGGCTATTTTGTCGTCTGTCTGTTCGTTAATTCTTGCACTGTCGTCTGTTCTTTAGGGTTGCAGCTAACGAACAGGGCTTTGTGCAGGTGGGGAAATAGCATTCCGTCTGCCCATAACCGCTGCTCAATTTATAAATTAAAGTTCATTGTTTGTCCTGTTGATGAATGTTGTTCGTCACGCTGGAGCTATAGCCGATGCTTGCAAATAGCTGATGGTTTATTCGTCGTGCCCCACTTGCACAAAGCCACATGTTGTGTGTAGTTCATTTTAGCTTTGTTGTCTTAGCATTGGACAAAAAAGCCAATTCTACCTCTTCATCTTTTGAGAGTAAAATGACATCAGTACTAATACCAGTCTTTTGTAAAACAAAATCTTTAAGCCGTTGCCTGAACCTAACTAATTCTTCTAATGAGATGTGTTCCTTTTCATAAATAACAGCAATGTCAATGTCGTTAAAAGTTTCAGCATATACAACCGACCCGAATAAATACAATTCACAAAAATCCGGCTTTTGGATGTCCAACTGCTCAATCATCTCCTTTAGAAACATAGTCCATAAATTTATCGCCAGACAAATTAACGGCTCCCCAAAACTCCCTATTCGTAAAAAGACCAACGCCCATATTTTTAGCTAAGGTTTTTGCTGCCGATGAATAACGATTGTAAAAGCCGATTAAAATTAAAGCGTCAACACCTTGGATTTGGTCTGATAATTCATATAAATCAGCTTCGCCAGCGATGTAAATGTCTGCTACCATTATTGTTAGCGGGTCTCTTCCATTTGTTCTGGCAATTAAATATTTGTCGTTGCCTAAGCTTGTGATGGATTGTACAGCACTATGCCCACGCATTCCGTTAAGGAAGTAGTTTGTGCTAGAATAAGCTACGGGTTCTATATTCTTTCTTTTCATTTATAAATATTTTGAAAATTAGCGGGAAACCTAGGAACCATTGCATTAACATCGCCTGAAAGCTTATTAAACTCAAAACCTTTTCTATGAATTTTAAATTCTTGAAATAGGCTGCTTTCTTCCTCTGTTAATAGAGATTGATTTTGTTCAATCACCTTTTCAATTTTACGATTGTTTGGTAAAATTTTTTCTTTCGCTAGTCTATCCCACATTAATTCACAAGCAGGAGGGTCGCTTTTAGCATTTTCAGAATACGGACCGTACGTGTCAAATATTTTACGGTTTTCTGAAAAGAATGGTTGCAGATATTTGTGAACTTCTTGTCTTGTATTGAAAGTTGGAATTTTGAAAATGTTTTCGATACTTTGAAGATGCTGCTTTTTCCATTCTCGTATAGTGTCGATAGGGAATACACCAGGGTTTTTATCTATTAACGTATGACAGGATGGACACAGAATTATAATGTTGTCAAATTCGTCACGTTCCGTTAAAGCAAGTGAATTGTTTCCTCTAGGTCCTTTTTTCTTTTGTGCAATAATATGAGCCAGCTCCTCAATGTTGGTAACTTGCCCATTTTCGAAAAAAGGGAATAAATCTGCATGACAGTCAGGCTTACCACAGAAGCCGCCGGATGTCGCCCATAGTTTTCTAATTACCTTTTTAGAGATTGCCATATCGAATTACACACAACGGCCGGGGCTTTGTGTTCGTGGCGGTATTCAGGGAACCCCAGCTTAGCCCTGGTTTATAGATGATTAGAATTTCTGGTGATCAGGTTTAGGTGTTCGCCGCCATGACGCAAAACCTGGTGTTGTGTGTACATATCTACTGTCTTTCTACTACAATTTTAGCTTTTTGCAATTGCAGCCTTATAAAATCCCATATGTCCAGTATTCATAGTGTCTACTACTCCTTGAATCGTAACTAATCGCCCAGTTTTATTAGTCTCATATTGCTCTATTCTGTTTTGAATAGTAAAGTTATCATCGAATTGTATCCATAAACCAGGGTAACTCTTTACCTGGACAGAAAGATTATTTTTTGTAGAATCAAATATTGTTATTGCGGGAGTTAATGATTGATTCTCAAAACCAAAGCTAAAAAACCCTTTGGTTTGTATTGTTTTCCCATGGTATTTGCTAATGCTATCAGTCAAATAGTCAATATTGACAAGATAAATTAAGTTACTAGAATAATCTGCAATAGTTTTTGCTGGTCTGCATGAAGCAGATAAACAAAATGTTGCAGATAAAAATATAACCAAATATCTCTTCAAATTATGAGTCTTATATATTGCACACAACGTGTTTATTTATGTAATTAAGCGCTGGATTTGGACTAAAAGCATTGCTTGGAAATCAAATTGTTATGGTTATACAAATCACATTTACCTAGCATCAAGACAAAATGATCATTTAAAATTAATTAAGCAGAATGACCATTCCGCACCCCCTCTTTCTAATTAACGACCCAATATACACGCCATCTAATGAAGCAAAACCCGCTTCATAAAACCAAGCCCAACAAAAGACCTCAATTAATCTGGTTTTTGCCTGGAACGGGAAAAAGAAATATTGAATTCATGCCTAGCTCATAAAAACCCACCATGCCTAAACCTACCCACCACCCACCATTACCCAAAGCTTCGCCACCTCACCCACATTAGGATAAGTTCAAAAACCAGCTTAAAATAATAAGCGGCCCTCAATATTGCAAGGGGAAAAATCCCGTTTTTAACCCATTTAACAATTGACAGGATCACAAAATGATTGAATTGCCTTACCCAGGTTATACACTAATGGAAATGGGTAATAATAGGAAGGATGGAACAAGATAATTTTAGGTTAGCCATGTTTGTTAGTACAGGAATTAGGGAGGGGCTGAAAATGCATTCCAATCGTGCAGTTCAGCATAATTACCATAGACCACATCAGGCAATGCTGTACTTAATTGTTGCCCCTTTCCCAAAACCAGGTTTTGACTCCGACCTCTTCGCCGGCGACCCTGCCGTTAGATTTCTCCTTACATAGTTCAGCGCCAAATACAGAATCTCAGCTGGATCAACTTCGAGAATCTCCCGAAGGAAAGGGTACAATATTTCAAAAGTGAGTTACCAGCCGAGTCATCTAATCAAATAACTCCAGCAATTCTTAGGTTATTTAGATTTCAAAGCTTCAATAAGCTCCTTTCTAATCAACTCAAGCTGTCGTTCAAACATCTCAATTGTTTCCTTCAAAGGATTATTTATCGTTTCAATGTTAGCGCTCAGGTTTGTTGCGGATACGCCACAGTTCTCGTAGAAGTTATTTGTGTTATACAATACACGCTCTTCACTAAACTCCTTTAAGCCCTCGTACGTAACCCCTAAAGCATCGGCTACTTCTTTCAATTTATCATCTCCGATGTTTTCAGCCTGCTCAAGTTTTGACACGGCTTGCTTTGTAATACCTAATCTATCACCCAGCTCACTTTGTGTAAGACCTCTTAATTTCCTGATCCTCTCAATCTTCCTGCCTTTATGCAGCATTAGCGTATTCGTAATATTTTCCATATAGCCAGTATGTTATTTAGTTATCTTTTTTAAGAGCCTTCAAAATTTCAAGTTTCTCCTTCTCACTTGCCAATAATCTTTCATACAACTCAACAACTTTTTCGAGCGGATTGAAAACCTGTTGAATTCCAGTACCAGAGTCATTAATCGTCACATTCTCCAATTTGTTATCAATATGATAGAACAGGTGGTTCTCATCAAATTCCTTGATCATAGTAGGTGTAAGATTTAATGCACTTGCAATAATATTCAGGACTTCATCTTCAACCTCCGCGGAATTCTCAATTGCTGAAATCTGAGGCTGGCTCAATCCGGTCTCTATGGCAAGCGCCTCCTGCTTCATCCCTTTTAAGTTCCTCAATATTTCAATCTTCCTACCAATATGCTGTGTTCCTCTGGTGCTAGTTGTTTCCATAAAATGAAGTTTAAATAAAATTAATAAAAGTCAACCTAAAACCCATTAAAGTCAACCTAAATTACTGCTTTTCCTTTAGAATTTCTCCTACTTTGCCATTCAGTTATTATGGTACTTCCTTTAAAATATCGCCATACACAGCTTCACCTCATCCTCTCCAACTGGGCCAAAAAGCCCAAAAACCCTGTTTAAGGCCCTGCTTCACCAAACCGGCGGCAGGGGCCCGTTTTCTCTTGTCGTGTGTCCCCTCAACCGCCGGCTTTTTTCCCGATTCCTTTAACTGCCAAAACTTTTCTGCCAATGAAACTGCTCCTCCTGGGCTTACTGGCCGCGCTTTGCCCGGCCCCAGCCTCCTATGGCCAAATCCCGACCCCTAAGGCCACACCCCTCCAGATCGGTGATACCATCCCCGGCCACCTCAGCCTGACCAATATCCACCAATTCCCCGTTGATAAGATCCAATTGTCCCAACTCAAAGGAAAACTCGTCCTCCTCGACTTCTGGAGTACCTGGTGCGCCAGCTGCATCGAAGCCTTCCCCAAAATGCAGGCCCTCCAGCAAACCTTCGGCGATAGCCTCCAGGTCTTCCTCGTCAACGCCTACCCGGCCGACTCCCTCCCCAAGGTGCTGGCCACCTTCCAGCGCCT is drawn from Flavihumibacter rivuli and contains these coding sequences:
- a CDS encoding class I SAM-dependent DNA methyltransferase is translated as MILKELKPRKALNKAFLKVKPNRTEIEGFKTNLITLLDRTNDTESEEFHKNLVSDFLKETYYKQNHFINTKGRNDLVIHNGQNANSTVGVILEAKKPTNKSEMITTKKLNAKAFQELVLYYLRERITHKNLEVKHLVATNINEWFIFDEHLFERLFAQNKSFVRQFENFEASKKTTDVFYKEIAEPFIDSITSEIEFTYFNIQDFQKPLRNTDKADDNSLIALFKLLSPEHLLKLPFTNDSNSLDKRFYSELLHIIGLTETKEGSKKLIERNKAGERHTGTILEDAIIQIDSLDKLCRLEKPNQFGNTQQERLFNVALELSITWINRILFLKLLEAQLITYHKGDKSFSFLNLDKIKNYDDLNSLFFQVLARKYDERNEDVKKAFEKTPYLNSSLFEPTDIEQVTLFISNLKDDKTIPIFSQTVLKDQQGKKRTGNISTLQYLFEFLDAYDFGAEGGEDIQEDNKTLINASVLGLIFEKINGYKDGSFFTPGFITMYMCRETIRKAVVQKFNETKKWNCTTLEELYDKIEDRKEANKIVNSIKICDPAVGSGHFLVSALNEMIAVKNDLKILQDRDGKRLKEYQVEVVNDELIVTDEEGELFEYNPSNKESQRIQETLFHEKQTIIENCLFGVDINSNSVKICRLRLWIELLKNAYYKNATELETLPNIDINIKCGNSLVSRFAIDADLKQALKKSKWTIDSYRIAVDTYRNAESKEQKREMEQLIADIKSDFRSEISLNDPKVKKLRKLSGDLYQMTNQGELFEMSKKEKADWNKKVQQLSEETKKLETEIEEIKANKIFENAFEWRFEFPEVLNDDGDFVGFDMVIGNPPYLSLSKLKEQSEYFSKANYVTYSKGADIFCLFYELGGNVLKPLGFLTYITSNSWLRAIYGELLKKYFIEKLQPIALINIEDVQIFEEATVESNIITLQKSVNSKPFQVVNLSKDYSIGDSLNDYFNKNSFEFIPPSTSEWFIGNQSVGSLKSKIENGARLLKDFNVRINFGLKTGFNEAFIINEIKKNELIEADEKNAEIIKPIIRGRDLKKYSYVFENIYLINSHNGIKSIGLKRIETETEYPTIYEHLKSYSPKVEMRSDMGDHWSNLRNCAYLEDFERDKIIWGEISDKPKFAFDDEKYFAEATTFLMTGEKLKFLLAILNSKVSEWYFNLIGTTTGMGTNRWKKYKIELLPIKFPSLEQEKEIEILVNQILATKKQNPSADTTDIENQIDQLVYQLYELTDEEIKIVEGK
- a CDS encoding helix-turn-helix domain-containing protein, whose amino-acid sequence is METTSTRGTQHIGRKIEILRNLKGMKQEALAIETGLSQPQISAIENSAEVEDEVLNIIASALNLTPTMIKEFDENHLFYHIDNKLENVTINDSGTGIQQVFNPLEKVVELYERLLASEKEKLEILKALKKDN
- a CDS encoding HNH endonuclease signature motif containing protein — encoded protein: MAISKKVIRKLWATSGGFCGKPDCHADLFPFFENGQVTNIEELAHIIAQKKKGPRGNNSLALTERDEFDNIIILCPSCHTLIDKNPGVFPIDTIREWKKQHLQSIENIFKIPTFNTRQEVHKYLQPFFSENRKIFDTYGPYSENAKSDPPACELMWDRLAKEKILPNNRKIEKVIEQNQSLLTEEESSLFQEFKIHRKGFEFNKLSGDVNAMVPRFPANFQNIYK
- a CDS encoding helix-turn-helix domain-containing protein; amino-acid sequence: MENITNTLMLHKGRKIERIRKLRGLTQSELGDRLGITKQAVSKLEQAENIGDDKLKEVADALGVTYEGLKEFSEERVLYNTNNFYENCGVSATNLSANIETINNPLKETIEMFERQLELIRKELIEALKSK